A stretch of the Massilia varians genome encodes the following:
- the typA gene encoding translational GTPase TypA, whose amino-acid sequence MSDTKRAIRNIAIIAHVDHGKTTLVDQLLRQSGTFRENQAVDTRVMDSGDIEKERGITILSKNCAVEYEGTHINIVDTPGHADFGGEVERVLSMVDSVLLLVDAQEGPMPQTRFVTRKALALGLKPIVVVNKVDRPGARPDWAINQTFELFDKLGATDEQLDFPIVYASGLNGYAGLDESVRGGDMKPLFDAILKYVPVRDDNPDGPLQMQITSLDYSSYVGKIGIGRINRGRIKPGMDVLVLNGQDDKNPVKGRINQVLNFKGLERVQVEEAVAGDIVLINGIEDIGIGVTVTAVDTPEALPMLTVDEPTLTMNFMVNTSPLAGREGKFVTSRQLRDRLERELKSNVALRVLPTDDDTIFEVSGRGELHLTILLENMRREGFELAVSRPRVVFKEIDGVKCEPYENLTVDVEEVNQGGVMEELGRRRGDLQNMESDGKGRVRLEYLIPARGLIGFQGEFMTLTRGTGLMSHVFHEYAPVDTSKGDLAGRRNGVLISQDDGAAVAYAIWKLQDRGRMFVEHNTPVYEGMIIGIHSRDNDLVVNPIKGKQLTNVRSSGTDEAVRLVPPIQMSLEYAVEFIEDDELVEITPKSIRLRKRFLKEHERKKASREGA is encoded by the coding sequence ATGTCAGACACCAAACGCGCGATTCGTAATATCGCAATCATCGCCCACGTTGACCACGGCAAGACCACCCTGGTGGACCAGCTGCTGCGCCAATCCGGCACTTTCCGTGAAAACCAGGCGGTGGACACCCGCGTGATGGACTCCGGCGACATCGAAAAAGAACGCGGTATCACGATTCTCTCGAAGAACTGCGCGGTCGAGTACGAAGGCACCCACATCAACATCGTCGACACCCCGGGCCACGCCGACTTCGGCGGCGAGGTCGAGCGCGTGCTGTCGATGGTGGACTCGGTGCTGCTGCTGGTCGACGCCCAGGAAGGCCCGATGCCGCAGACTCGCTTCGTGACCCGCAAGGCGCTGGCCCTGGGCCTCAAGCCGATCGTCGTGGTCAACAAGGTCGACCGTCCGGGCGCACGTCCGGACTGGGCGATCAACCAGACCTTCGAACTGTTCGACAAGCTCGGCGCCACCGACGAGCAGCTGGACTTCCCGATCGTCTACGCCTCGGGCCTGAACGGCTACGCCGGCCTGGACGAGAGCGTGCGCGGCGGCGACATGAAGCCGCTGTTCGATGCCATCCTGAAATACGTGCCGGTGCGTGACGACAATCCGGACGGCCCGCTGCAGATGCAGATCACCTCGCTGGACTACTCCTCGTACGTCGGCAAGATCGGCATCGGCCGCATCAACCGCGGCCGCATCAAGCCGGGCATGGACGTGCTGGTGCTGAACGGCCAGGACGACAAGAACCCGGTCAAGGGCCGCATCAATCAGGTGCTGAACTTCAAGGGCCTGGAGCGCGTGCAGGTGGAAGAAGCCGTCGCCGGCGACATCGTCCTGATCAACGGTATCGAAGACATCGGCATCGGCGTGACCGTGACCGCCGTGGATACTCCGGAAGCGCTGCCGATGCTGACCGTCGACGAGCCGACCCTGACCATGAACTTCATGGTGAACACCTCGCCGCTGGCCGGCCGCGAAGGCAAGTTCGTTACCAGCCGCCAGCTGCGCGACCGCCTCGAGCGCGAACTGAAGTCGAACGTGGCGCTGCGCGTGCTGCCGACCGACGACGACACCATCTTCGAAGTCTCGGGCCGTGGCGAACTGCACCTGACCATTCTGCTGGAAAACATGCGCCGTGAAGGCTTCGAGCTGGCCGTGTCGCGTCCGCGCGTGGTGTTCAAGGAAATCGACGGCGTCAAGTGCGAGCCCTACGAAAACCTGACCGTCGACGTGGAAGAAGTGAACCAGGGCGGGGTGATGGAAGAGCTGGGCCGCCGCCGTGGCGACCTGCAGAACATGGAATCGGATGGCAAGGGCCGTGTCCGTCTGGAATACCTGATCCCGGCCCGTGGCCTGATCGGCTTCCAGGGCGAGTTCATGACCCTGACCCGCGGCACTGGCCTGATGAGCCACGTGTTCCACGAATACGCACCGGTCGACACCAGCAAGGGTGACCTGGCCGGCCGCCGCAACGGCGTGCTGATCTCGCAGGACGACGGCGCCGCCGTCGCCTACGCGATCTGGAAGCTGCAGGACCGCGGCCGCATGTTCGTCGAGCACAACACCCCGGTGTACGAAGGCATGATCATCGGCATCCACTCGCGCGACAACGACCTGGTCGTCAACCCGATCAAGGGCAAGCAGCTGACCAACGTGCGTTCCTCGGGTACCGACGAAGCCGTGCGCCTGGTGCCGCCGATCCAGATGTCGCTGGAATATGCCGTCGAGTTCATCGAAGACGACGAACTGGTCGAGATCACCCCGAAATCGATCCGCCTGCGCAAGCGTTTCCTGAAGGAACACGAGCGCAAGAAGGCGAGCCGCGAAGGCGCGTAA
- the dusA gene encoding tRNA dihydrouridine(20/20a) synthase DusA — protein MTTATSPYRSRRLSVAPMMDWTDRHCRVFHRQITRHTWLYTEMVTTGALVYGDVERHLRYDEVEHPIALQLGGSDPTDLAKSAKLGEQWGYDEINLNCGCPSERVQKGAFGACLMGEPQLVADCVKAMRDAVTIDVTVKHRIGIDYNEEYGFVRDFIGTIADAGCRTFIVHARNAVLKGLSPKENREIPPLRYDVAYQLKREFPELEIIINGGIKTDQEIALHLEHVDGVMLGREAYHNPWVMASWDRLFYGDLEAPMKTRVEVLEAMIPYIAEQLRLYGQHGLKLNSITRHMLGIMTGLPGARAFRQLLSDPKKLAGADPALLLEAAARMPLAA, from the coding sequence GTGACCACCGCCACTTCCCCTTACCGCAGCCGCCGCCTGTCGGTCGCCCCCATGATGGACTGGACCGACCGCCACTGCCGCGTCTTCCATCGCCAGATCACCCGCCACACCTGGCTGTATACAGAAATGGTCACCACGGGGGCCCTGGTCTACGGCGACGTCGAGCGCCACCTGCGCTATGACGAGGTGGAGCACCCGATCGCCCTGCAGCTGGGCGGCAGCGATCCGACCGACCTGGCGAAAAGCGCGAAGCTGGGCGAGCAGTGGGGCTACGACGAAATCAACCTGAATTGCGGCTGCCCGTCCGAGCGGGTGCAGAAGGGCGCCTTCGGGGCCTGCCTGATGGGCGAGCCGCAGCTGGTGGCCGACTGCGTCAAGGCGATGCGCGACGCGGTGACGATCGACGTCACGGTCAAGCACCGGATCGGCATCGACTACAACGAGGAATACGGCTTCGTGCGCGACTTCATCGGCACCATCGCTGATGCCGGCTGCCGCACCTTCATCGTGCACGCCCGCAATGCCGTGCTCAAGGGGCTGTCGCCGAAGGAAAACCGCGAGATTCCGCCGCTGCGCTACGACGTGGCCTACCAGCTCAAGCGCGAATTTCCGGAGCTGGAAATCATCATCAACGGCGGCATCAAGACGGATCAGGAGATCGCCCTGCACCTGGAGCACGTGGACGGGGTCATGCTGGGCCGCGAGGCCTATCACAACCCCTGGGTCATGGCGAGCTGGGACCGCCTGTTCTACGGCGACCTCGAGGCGCCGATGAAAACCCGGGTCGAGGTGCTGGAAGCCATGATTCCCTACATCGCCGAGCAGCTGCGCCTGTACGGCCAGCATGGCCTGAAGCTGAACAGCATCACGCGCCACATGCTGGGCATCATGACCGGCCTGCCGGGCGCCCGTGCCTTCCGCCAGCTGCTGTCCGATCCGAAGAAGCTGGCGGGCGCCGATCCGGCCCTGTTGCTGGAAGCGGCCGCACGCATGCCGCTTGCCGCCTGA
- the truB gene encoding tRNA pseudouridine(55) synthase TruB codes for MAARPPKKPRDLVDGVLLLDKPVGLSSNDALMKAKRVFNAKKAGHTGTLDPFATGLLPLCFGEATKFSQDLLEADKTYEATVHLGIMTTTGDTEGELIEQREVDVTREQVEAALARFRGPIFQVPPMYSALKRDGKALYEYAREGITLEREARPVTIHALSLVEYTAPLLKILVTCSKGTYVRVLGEDIGAALGCGAHLNALRRVQVGALSTERMITLEDLQAHADPLSLLAPVDALLSSFPSVELTAELAKRFLNGQRLALGKESVVVPSELGRVRVYHDGKLLGTASLQEYAILAPERLIAAQQ; via the coding sequence GTGGCAGCCCGTCCTCCCAAAAAACCGCGCGACCTCGTCGACGGCGTCCTCCTGCTCGACAAGCCGGTCGGCCTGTCCTCGAACGACGCCCTGATGAAGGCCAAGCGCGTCTTCAATGCCAAAAAGGCCGGCCATACCGGCACCCTGGACCCGTTCGCCACCGGCTTGCTGCCGCTGTGCTTCGGCGAAGCGACCAAGTTCTCGCAAGACCTGCTCGAAGCCGACAAGACCTATGAGGCGACGGTTCACCTGGGCATCATGACCACCACTGGCGACACCGAAGGGGAGCTCATCGAGCAGCGCGAGGTGGATGTCACGCGCGAGCAGGTCGAAGCCGCCTTGGCGCGCTTTCGCGGTCCCATCTTCCAGGTCCCGCCCATGTATTCCGCGCTCAAGCGCGACGGCAAGGCGCTGTACGAGTACGCGCGCGAAGGCATCACGCTCGAGCGCGAAGCGCGGCCGGTGACCATCCACGCCTTGTCCCTGGTCGAGTATACGGCGCCGCTCCTGAAGATCCTGGTCACCTGCAGCAAGGGCACGTATGTGCGCGTGCTGGGCGAGGACATCGGCGCCGCGCTCGGCTGCGGCGCGCACCTGAACGCGCTGCGCCGGGTGCAGGTGGGGGCGCTCTCCACCGAGCGCATGATCACGCTGGAGGACCTGCAGGCGCACGCCGATCCGCTCTCGCTGCTGGCCCCGGTCGATGCATTGCTGTCGAGCTTCCCGTCGGTCGAGCTCACGGCGGAGCTGGCAAAGCGTTTCCTGAACGGCCAGCGCCTGGCGCTCGGCAAGGAATCGGTCGTCGTCCCCAGCGAATTGGGCCGGGTGCGGGTCTACCATGACGGCAAGCTGCTCGGCACCGCCAGCTTGCAGGAATACGCCATCCTGGCGCCGGAGCGCCTGATCGCGGCGCAGCAGTAA
- the rbfA gene encoding 30S ribosome-binding factor RbfA codes for MAKHSKSIPQRGLRVADQIQKDLSELIAFELKDPRVGMVTISEVKLTPDYAHAKIYFTLLKDSPEEVKQTLEGLSKAAGYLRNLLGKRLHIHTLPQLHFVHDTSTTRGLAMSALIDQANATRAADFGQDDNSDSE; via the coding sequence ATGGCAAAACACAGCAAAAGCATTCCCCAGCGCGGCCTGCGGGTCGCCGACCAGATCCAGAAAGACTTGTCGGAACTGATCGCCTTCGAACTCAAGGATCCGCGCGTCGGCATGGTCACCATCAGCGAAGTCAAGCTGACCCCCGACTATGCCCACGCCAAAATCTACTTCACCCTGCTGAAGGACAGCCCGGAGGAAGTCAAGCAGACCCTGGAAGGCCTGTCGAAAGCTGCCGGCTACCTGCGCAACCTGCTCGGCAAGCGCCTGCACATCCACACGCTGCCGCAGCTGCACTTCGTGCACGACACCTCGACCACGCGCGGCCTGGCCATGTCGGCCCTGATCGACCAGGCCAACGCGACCCGCGCCGCCGATTTCGGCCAGGACGACAATTCGGACAGCGAGTAA
- a CDS encoding ISL3 family transposase, whose amino-acid sequence MSSVSFWEGHIVDTVQEQEDGSLLIVLDTCPARDAVCGACHQPCALVHERRRRKVRDRDVLDKRVWLDVPVRRLDCHHCNARVAEHIVWLDRRARITHRVRLWVEALAQLLPIAHIARLTGLHWHTIKEIDHRRLKQLHGDFSAVGVRRLVMDEFALHKGHRYATVAMDAERMRVLWVGEGNSREAIRPFFELLGEQGCQRIEAVAMDMNTAMDLEVRQQCPNAEVVYDLFHVVARFGREVVDRVRVDQANTLRAEPKARQVIKRSRWLLLRNRDNLKAEQAVKLEELLAANQPLATVYLLKTELKEIWYAPSVREGARRWKAWLKLALESHITPLIQFAKRLAKYRRGILASAIYPMNSSILEGVNNRIKVIKRMAYGFRDASYFFLKIKDAFPGKTR is encoded by the coding sequence ATGTCGTCTGTCTCGTTTTGGGAAGGCCATATTGTCGACACCGTCCAAGAACAAGAAGACGGATCACTGTTAATCGTTCTCGATACCTGCCCGGCAAGGGATGCTGTGTGCGGAGCGTGCCACCAGCCTTGCGCCCTGGTGCATGAGCGCCGAAGGCGTAAGGTGCGCGATCGCGACGTTCTGGACAAGCGCGTCTGGCTCGATGTGCCGGTACGGCGGCTGGACTGCCATCACTGCAATGCACGAGTGGCCGAGCACATTGTTTGGCTCGACCGCCGGGCGCGCATCACGCACCGCGTGCGTCTGTGGGTCGAGGCGCTGGCGCAGTTGCTGCCCATAGCCCATATAGCCCGGTTGACCGGGCTGCACTGGCATACCATCAAAGAGATTGATCATCGGCGACTAAAGCAGCTGCACGGCGACTTCTCGGCGGTGGGCGTACGCCGCTTGGTCATGGACGAATTTGCCCTGCACAAGGGCCATCGCTACGCTACCGTGGCCATGGATGCCGAGCGTATGCGCGTCTTGTGGGTTGGGGAAGGCAACAGCCGGGAAGCGATCCGGCCATTCTTTGAGCTGCTGGGCGAGCAAGGCTGCCAGCGAATCGAGGCGGTGGCCATGGATATGAACACGGCCATGGACCTTGAAGTGCGTCAGCAATGTCCAAACGCGGAGGTGGTCTACGATTTGTTTCATGTCGTGGCCCGCTTCGGCCGCGAAGTCGTCGACCGGGTGCGCGTCGATCAAGCCAATACGTTACGGGCCGAACCAAAAGCGCGCCAGGTCATCAAGCGTAGCCGCTGGCTGTTACTACGCAACCGCGACAACCTCAAGGCCGAACAGGCCGTCAAGCTCGAAGAACTGCTCGCCGCCAATCAGCCGCTGGCAACGGTCTACCTGCTCAAGACCGAATTGAAAGAGATCTGGTATGCGCCATCGGTCCGGGAAGGTGCTCGTCGATGGAAGGCTTGGCTCAAACTCGCCTTGGAAAGCCATATCACACCGCTGATCCAGTTTGCCAAACGGCTGGCCAAGTACCGGCGCGGCATTCTGGCTTCGGCCATCTATCCGATGAACTCATCGATCCTGGAAGGCGTCAACAACCGCATCAAAGTCATCAAGCGCATGGCCTACGGATTTCGGGATGCATCCTACTTCTTCCTGAAAATCAAGGATGCGTTTCCCGGCAAAACGCGATGA
- a CDS encoding FHIPEP family type III secretion protein, translating to MIDKAQGEPLTKRIKGLRQSLSEQMGMVLPAIGVRDDLALRPSQYAISLSGIVVAEAEVMAGSPDGDPVAQRVRRDRRHPRHRAGLRHGDHLDHARAEGRCAGPGHQVVEVASAIATHTSKVVREYLHELFRHEDVPAILERLQALSPKLAGALEKALTHTQLLRVFRVLLAEGVSLKDIVVIATTLLDSSETTKAPILLAAEVRCALRRQIVSGLFGKKKDMPAFNPSAELENMLLGSLNQARQNNGGKVALDNYPIDPQLLSQLQINMPVAREQMKQRHTPPLLLVLPQVRPLLARYAKLFAPGLHVLSYNEIPENRDVSIVGTVGWPPRQLMKYYCTNRVLVK from the coding sequence ATGATCGACAAGGCCCAGGGCGAGCCGCTCACCAAGCGCATCAAGGGCCTGCGCCAGAGCCTGTCGGAGCAGATGGGCATGGTGCTGCCCGCGATCGGCGTGCGCGACGACCTGGCGCTGCGTCCTTCCCAGTATGCGATCAGCCTGTCGGGCATCGTGGTGGCCGAAGCCGAAGTGATGGCCGGATCACCTGATGGCGATCCCGTCGCCCAACGTGTACGGCGAGATCGACGGCATCCCCGGCATCGAGCCGGCCTACGGCATGGCGATCACCTGGATCACGCCCGAGCAGAAGGCCGATGCGCTGGGCCTGGGCACCAGGTGGTCGAGGTGGCGAGCGCGATCGCCACCCATACCTCGAAGGTGGTGCGCGAATACCTGCACGAGCTGTTCCGCCACGAGGACGTGCCGGCGATCCTGGAGCGCCTGCAGGCGCTGTCGCCGAAGCTGGCCGGGGCGCTGGAAAAGGCGCTCACCCACACCCAGCTGCTGCGCGTGTTCCGCGTGCTCCTGGCCGAAGGCGTGTCGCTGAAGGACATCGTGGTGATCGCCACCACGCTGCTGGACAGCTCGGAAACCACCAAGGCCCCGATCCTGCTGGCGGCCGAGGTGCGCTGCGCGCTGCGGCGCCAGATCGTGTCCGGCCTGTTCGGCAAGAAGAAGGACATGCCGGCGTTTAACCCGTCGGCCGAACTGGAAAACATGCTGCTCGGCTCCCTGAACCAGGCGCGCCAGAACAATGGCGGCAAGGTCGCGCTGGACAACTACCCGATCGACCCGCAGCTGCTGTCTCAGCTGCAGATCAATATGCCGGTGGCGCGCGAGCAGATGAAGCAGCGGCACACGCCGCCGCTGCTGCTGGTGCTGCCGCAGGTGCGCCCGCTGCTGGCGCGCTACGCCAAGCTGTTCGCGCCGGGGCTGCACGTGCTGTCGTATAACGAGATTCCCGAGAACCGGGACGTGTCGATCGTCGGTACCGTCGGCTGGCCCCCGCGGCAACTGATGAAATATTATTGCACAAATAGAGTCTTGGTGAAATAA
- a CDS encoding porin family protein produces MKKLMIALIATAAVAGTAQAQTNAGRGYVGASAVTAKNSTVDAHKADGKLFAGYQFDERMGVEAGWTNHHKTDFASGGMRGNTEGYGTYVAAKYTMPVNEQVSAYGKLGISHSERKLNTNVGNFKQDDTSGYAGVGVEYKLNQNTALVAEYERYGKSKDFGARANVWSAGLKYGF; encoded by the coding sequence ATGAAAAAGCTGATGATTGCACTGATCGCCACTGCCGCCGTTGCCGGTACCGCTCAGGCCCAGACCAACGCCGGGCGCGGCTATGTCGGCGCCAGCGCCGTGACTGCCAAGAACAGCACCGTTGACGCCCACAAGGCCGACGGCAAGCTGTTCGCCGGCTACCAGTTCGACGAGCGCATGGGTGTCGAGGCCGGCTGGACCAACCACCACAAGACCGACTTCGCCAGTGGCGGCATGCGCGGCAACACCGAAGGCTACGGTACCTATGTCGCTGCGAAATACACCATGCCGGTCAACGAACAGGTGTCGGCCTACGGCAAGCTGGGCATCTCGCACAGCGAGCGCAAGCTGAACACCAACGTGGGCAACTTCAAGCAGGATGACACCAGCGGCTACGCCGGCGTCGGCGTGGAGTACAAGCTGAACCAGAACACGGCACTGGTGGCGGAATATGAGCGCTACGGCAAGTCCAAGGACTTCGGCGCCCGCGCCAACGTCTGGAGCGCCGGCCTGAAGTACGGCTTCTAA
- the infB gene encoding translation initiation factor IF-2, with the protein MASNNVAQFATELKMPADLLLTQLRSAGVEKSSTSDPLSKDDKDKLLNHLRRTHGATETGEKKKITVTRKETTEIKQADASGKSRTIQVEVRKKRTFVQRDDLVTPKAAEAAAPVVDAAEQARRDEEARRQAELIARQEADLREKQERLAKLEAEEAAQAKAAEEQAKRDAAEKAKREAAEAAAAAKAAASAPAPAAPVSAAAEEAAQAAALEAKKRAEEAAKEAAERAAATERARKAVADEVAQIKAMMSQPRRVIKAPEPAPKPAAPAAPAGTLHKPAASADKKPGEARPGDKKPGDKKSIKSANVSSTWSDDAKKRGAPSGPKGRGGPGGGTGRDGWRAGGRSGGRRSHSDDRESNFQAPTEAIVREVHVPETITVAELAHKMSVKASEVIKQLMKLGQMCTINQVLDQETAMILVEEMGHKAFPAAVDDPEALLADQGEHAEFEATSRAPVVTVMGHVDHGKTSLLDYIRRAKVASGEAGGITQHIGAYHVDTPRGMITFLDTPGHEAFTAMRARGAKATDIVILVVAADDGVMPQTKEAIAHAKAAGVPLVVAINKIDKPSANTDRVTQELVAEGVVPEEYGGDSPFVPVSAKIGTGIDDLLEQVLLQAEVLELKAPAEAPARGLVVEARLDKGRGPVATILVQSGTLKRGDVVLAGSSFGRVRAMLDENGKPVATAGPSIPVEIQGLTEVPSAGEEVMVMADERKAREIALFRQGKFRDVKLAKQQAAKLENMFDQMAEGEVKNLPLIVKTDVQGSQEALVGSLQKLSTSEVRVQIVHAAVGGITESDVNLAVASKAVIIGFNARADASARKLAEANGVDIRYYSIIYDAIDEIKTALSGMLAPEKRETITGQVEIRQVILVSKVGAIAGCLVTDGVVKRTSSVRLLRNNIVVWTGEIDSLKRFKDDAKEVRAGLECGLSLKNMNEIQVGDVLEVFEVTEVARTL; encoded by the coding sequence ATGGCGAGTAACAACGTAGCCCAATTTGCCACCGAACTGAAGATGCCTGCAGACCTGCTGCTGACACAGCTGCGCTCGGCCGGCGTCGAAAAAAGTTCGACGTCAGATCCCTTGTCGAAAGATGATAAGGACAAGCTGCTGAACCATCTCCGCCGTACCCACGGTGCGACCGAAACCGGCGAGAAGAAGAAGATCACGGTGACCCGCAAGGAGACCACCGAGATCAAGCAGGCTGACGCTAGTGGCAAGTCGCGTACCATCCAGGTCGAAGTGCGCAAGAAGCGTACCTTCGTGCAGCGTGACGACCTGGTCACCCCGAAAGCCGCCGAAGCCGCCGCCCCGGTCGTCGACGCAGCCGAGCAGGCGCGCCGCGACGAAGAGGCGCGCCGCCAGGCCGAGCTGATCGCCCGCCAGGAAGCGGACCTGCGTGAAAAGCAGGAACGCCTGGCCAAGCTCGAGGCGGAAGAGGCCGCCCAGGCCAAGGCCGCCGAAGAGCAGGCCAAGCGTGACGCGGCCGAGAAGGCCAAGCGCGAAGCCGCCGAGGCTGCCGCAGCGGCGAAGGCCGCCGCGAGCGCCCCTGCGCCTGCGGCCCCGGTCTCCGCCGCCGCGGAAGAAGCTGCCCAGGCTGCTGCTCTTGAAGCCAAGAAGCGCGCCGAGGAAGCTGCCAAGGAAGCGGCCGAACGCGCTGCCGCCACCGAGCGTGCACGCAAGGCCGTGGCCGACGAAGTGGCCCAGATCAAGGCCATGATGAGCCAGCCGCGTCGCGTCATCAAGGCGCCGGAACCGGCACCGAAGCCGGCTGCTCCCGCAGCGCCGGCGGGCACCCTGCACAAGCCTGCCGCCAGCGCCGACAAGAAGCCGGGCGAGGCCAGGCCGGGCGACAAGAAGCCGGGCGACAAGAAGTCGATCAAGTCGGCCAATGTCTCCTCGACCTGGTCGGACGACGCCAAGAAGCGCGGCGCACCGAGCGGCCCGAAAGGCCGTGGCGGTCCGGGCGGCGGCACCGGCCGTGACGGCTGGCGCGCCGGCGGCCGCAGCGGTGGCCGTCGTTCGCACAGCGACGACCGCGAATCCAATTTCCAGGCCCCGACCGAGGCGATCGTGCGCGAAGTGCACGTGCCGGAAACCATCACCGTGGCCGAACTGGCCCACAAGATGTCGGTAAAGGCATCGGAAGTCATCAAGCAGCTGATGAAGCTGGGCCAGATGTGCACCATCAACCAGGTGCTGGACCAGGAAACCGCGATGATCCTGGTGGAAGAGATGGGCCACAAGGCCTTCCCGGCCGCCGTGGACGATCCGGAAGCGCTGCTGGCCGACCAGGGCGAGCACGCCGAGTTCGAAGCGACCTCGCGCGCCCCGGTGGTTACCGTCATGGGCCACGTCGACCACGGCAAGACCTCGCTGCTGGACTATATCCGCCGCGCCAAGGTGGCGTCGGGCGAAGCCGGCGGCATTACCCAGCACATCGGCGCATACCACGTGGACACCCCGCGCGGCATGATCACCTTCCTGGATACCCCGGGCCACGAGGCGTTCACCGCCATGCGTGCCCGCGGCGCCAAGGCCACCGACATCGTCATCCTGGTGGTGGCGGCGGACGACGGCGTGATGCCGCAGACCAAGGAAGCGATTGCCCACGCGAAAGCTGCCGGCGTGCCGCTGGTGGTGGCGATCAACAAGATCGACAAGCCGAGCGCGAATACCGACCGCGTCACCCAGGAACTGGTGGCCGAGGGCGTGGTGCCGGAAGAATACGGCGGCGATTCGCCGTTCGTCCCGGTGTCGGCCAAGATCGGTACCGGTATCGACGACCTGCTGGAGCAGGTGCTGCTGCAGGCCGAAGTGCTGGAACTGAAGGCGCCGGCTGAAGCACCGGCCCGTGGCCTGGTGGTCGAAGCCCGTCTGGACAAGGGCCGCGGCCCGGTCGCGACCATCCTGGTGCAGTCGGGTACCCTGAAGCGCGGCGACGTCGTGCTGGCGGGTTCCTCCTTCGGCCGCGTCCGTGCGATGCTCGACGAGAACGGCAAGCCGGTGGCAACCGCCGGCCCGTCGATCCCGGTCGAGATCCAGGGCCTGACCGAAGTGCCGAGCGCCGGTGAAGAAGTGATGGTGATGGCCGACGAGCGCAAGGCGCGCGAAATCGCCCTGTTCCGTCAAGGCAAGTTCCGCGACGTCAAACTGGCGAAGCAGCAGGCCGCCAAGCTGGAGAACATGTTCGACCAGATGGCCGAAGGCGAAGTCAAGAACCTGCCGCTCATCGTCAAGACCGACGTGCAGGGTTCGCAGGAAGCGCTGGTCGGTTCGCTGCAGAAGCTGTCGACCTCGGAAGTGCGCGTGCAGATCGTCCATGCGGCGGTCGGCGGCATCACCGAATCCGACGTCAACCTGGCAGTGGCCTCGAAGGCGGTCATCATCGGCTTCAACGCCCGTGCCGACGCCTCCGCACGCAAGCTGGCCGAAGCCAACGGCGTCGACATCCGTTATTACAGCATCATTTACGATGCGATCGACGAGATCAAGACGGCACTGTCGGGCATGCTGGCACCGGAGAAGCGCGAGACCATCACCGGCCAGGTGGAAATCCGCCAGGTCATCCTGGTGTCGAAGGTCGGCGCGATCGCGGGCTGCCTGGTCACCGACGGCGTCGTCAAGCGTACCTCCTCGGTCCGCCTGCTGCGCAACAACATTGTCGTGTGGACCGGCGAGATCGACTCGCTCAAGCGCTTCAAGGACGACGCGAAGGAAGTCCGTGCCGGTCTCGAGTGCGGTCTGTCGCTGAAGAACATGAACGAAATCCAGGTCGGCGACGTCCTGGAGGTGTTCGAAGTAACCGAAGTGGCACGTACGCTGTAA